The nucleotide window TCGATGCCTACGCACAGATTGGAAACAGAAAATAACCGTCAGCACACGAGTCAGGGAGGTTGGTATGTTTGGATTGGGAATGCCGGAACTATTTATTATTCTGACCTTGGCACTGTTGATTTTCGGGCCGGCGAAACTTCCCCAGTTGGGGGCCTCTCTGGGGGGAGCCATCAGAGGATTTCGCCGGGCCGTTGACGAACCGGTCAGGCTGGATTCGGAACAGAAACGCGAAGCAGACTCGTGAAACAACAGGCCGGCATGTCACTCGTGTATACCCGCCGTGTCACAAAACAAACGTCCCATCATTCTTATGAGTGATGGGACGTGATGGAAATGTTATTTGTCCCATTCTCTCCCCGCCTCTCCCCTTCACAAAATTTCATACATTTTGATACATCCACTCCGGCTCCCTCGCCCGAGGTTGGCCGGACGCCTGGCAAGCGGCGATTCATTTGCTTTTATCCTGTTCAGGGTGTACACATTACCCATCGGAATCTACCGGAGTGGCGGGCTATGGCGGAAGACCTGAGCGGGTTGAGAATCGACAAGACGGGGGGTGACTATCGACCTCGCCGCCGCTGGAAACGGCTTGCCTGGTGGCTGGGAGGGGCATGTGTGGCGCTGACCGCGGTGCTGGCCTTCAAAGGGCTTTTTTCCCCGCGGGTCGAGGTGGAAACGGCGGTGGTTTCCCAGGTCTATCCTTCCCAGAGCTTCAGCCTGCTGAATGCCAGCGGATACGTGGTGGCCCAGCGCAAGTCGGCGGTGGCGGCCAAGACTACCGGCCGCCTGGTATGGCTCGGGGTGGAGGAGGGGAGCCGGGTCAGGGGCGGGCAGGTCATCGCCCGCCTGGAAAACGAGGATGTGACGGCCAACCGGAGACAGGCGGCGGCCAACCTGGTGAACTCCCGTGCTGTCCTGGCGCAGGCTGAGGCGGAGTTGAAGGATGCCACCCTGACCTTTAACCGCAACAAAGAGCTGCTGAGCCAGGGGGTGGTGGCCCAGGCCGACCTGGACGCCAGCGAGGCGCGCTACAAGAGGGCCGTGGCCGGGGTGGCAGCGGGGCGTGCGGCTATTGACGCAGCCCGGGCCGCCCTCAGGGGGGCCGATGTGGCTGTCGACTACACTCTCATCCGGGCCCCTTTCGACGGCGTGGTGCTGACCAAGGATGCTGACGTGGGGGATATCGTCACTCCCATCGGTGCGGCGGTCAACGCCAAGGCGGCCGTGGTAACCATGGCTGACATGGGCTCGCTCCAGGTGGAGGCGGATGTCTCCGAGTCCAGCCTGCAAAAGGTCAGGCAGGGACAGCCCTGCGAGATCCAGTTGGACGCCCTGCCGGAAACCCGCTTCAGCGGGACGGTACATATGATCGTTCCCACTGCGGACCGCTCCAAGGCAACGGTGCTGGCCAAGGTCCGTTTTGACCGCCTGGACAGCCGCATCCTCCCGGAGATGAGTGCCCGGGTGGCCTTCCTGCAACGGCAGGTGACGGCGGACGAGAAACGGCCGCGCACGGCGGTCAACCCGGCGGCTGTGGTCAAGCGCGACAACAGGGACTGCATCTACCTGATTGCAGGTGACCGGGTGAAGGAGGTCCCCGTGACCGTGGGGAGGCGCATCGGCGACCAAGTGGAGATTCTGGCCGGGGCCAAGGCAGGGGACAAGGTGGCCCTGAAGCCGCTGGAGCGGCTGAAGGACGGGAGCCGCATCAAAACGGCGGAGAAGTAACGTGGAGCGCGGCACGCTACCCCCCATAGTCGAGATTCGCGACCTCTCCAAGTCGTACCGCCGCGGCAGTCAGCTCATCCCGGTGCTGGAGCGGATATCCTTCGCCATCTCCGAGGGGGAGTTCCTGGCCCTGATGGGGCCGTCCGGATCGGGCAAGAGTACCCTGCTCAACCTGATCGCCGGCATCGACAAGGCCGACAGCGGCACGATCCGGGTGGGCGGGGTGGAGATCACCTCTCTGACGGAGACGGAACTGGCCCTTTGGCGAAGCGCCAACGTCGGCTTCATCTTCCAATTCTACAATCTGATGCCGGTCCTGACCGCTTTCGAGAACATCGAGTTGCCGCTGCTGTTGACCTCCCTTTCCCGCAAGGAGCGCAGGGCGCACGTGGAGCTGGCCCTGGAGGTGGTCAACCTGACCGACCGCAGGGACCATTACCCCTCCCAGCTCTCCGGAGGCCAGCAGCAACGGGTCGCCATTGCCCGGGCCATTGTCAGCGATCCGGCCATCCTGGTGGCGGACGAGCCGACCGGCGACCTGGACCGGGTCTCGGCCGAGGAAATCCTGTCCCTGATGGCGCGGCTGGTGGGAGAGTTCGGCAAGACCATCATCATGGTGACCCACGACCCCCGTGCCGCGGACAAGGCCCACACCATCCGGCATCTGGAAAAGGGTTTGCTGACCGGCTAGATTACACCTGCCAGGAGACACGGAGACACAAAGGACCAGAGGTTGCGCAGGAAAGGAGAAGCAAAGCCGGGGCGTAACTGCAAACGCTTTAACAAAAACTTCCAATGATTTTGTTTCTGTGGCAAACGTCTGAAGGTCCCCATGATCCTCAAGCTCATCATCCGCAATGCCTTCCGCCATCGTCTGCGTACGATTCTGACCGTGATCGGCGTGGCCATCGCCATCCTGGCCTTTGGCATGCTGCGCACCCTGGTGGGGCTCTGGTATCTGGGGGTGGAGCGTTCATCCGCAACCCGCCTGATCACCCGCAACGCCATCTCTCTTGTCTTTCCCCTTCCGCTCTCGTACCTGGAACGGATCCGCGGCATTGCCGGGGTGAAGAGCGTCTCCTACGGTAACTGGTTCGGCGGTATCTACATCGATGAGAAGCATTTTTTTGCCAACGAGGCCGTGGAACCCAAGAGCTTCCTGGAACTTTACCCGGAGTTCGTTCTTTCTCCGGAGCAGCGCGAGGCGTTCATCCGCGACCGGAAAGGGTGCATCGTCGGCAAGCGGCTGGCCGATACCTACGGCTGGAAGCCGGGTGATCTGATCACCCTGCGGGGCACCATCTTTCCCGGCCAGTGGGAGTTCGTCCTGCGGGGGGTCTATCGGGGGGCCGAGCGGAGCACCGAGGAACGGGCTCTCTTTTTCCACTGGGACTATCTCAACGAAACCCTGAAAAAGACCGTTCCGCGCCGGGCCGGCCAGGTAGGGTTCTACGTGGTCGGCGTGACCAGGCCCGAGGTGGCGGCAGAGGTGGCAGAGGCAGTGGACCGGACTTTCAGGAACTCTCTGGCCGAGACCCTTACCGAGACGGAGCGGGCCTTTCAGCTGGGTTTCGTCTCCATGACCGAGGCCATCATGATCGCCATCCAGATCGTCTCCTACGTAGTAATCGTGATCATCATGGTTGTGGCGGCCAACACCATGGCCATGACGGCCCGGGAGCGAATCGCCGAGTATGCCACCCTCAAGAGTCTGGGGTTCGGGGCAGGGCACATCGGTATCATTGTCTTCGGCGAGTCCCTGTTCATCTCCTTGATGGGCGGTCTGCTGGGTGTTGTGCTCACCTTCCCGGCCGCCCAGTGGATCGAGACCGAGCTGTCCCAGTACTTTCCCTATTTCAGCATCTCCATGACTACCATCGGCCTGGATCTGGCTATTGCCTGCTGCGTGGGGGGCGTGGCGGCGGTCTTTCCCACCTGGCGGGGAGCCACCATCCGGATCGCCGACGGGCTGCGGAGGATCGGCTGATGGCCATTCCCTGGTCCTACAGTCTGCGCAACCTCTGGACCCGTCGCCTGACCACGGCCCTGACTGCCTCGGGCATGGCCCTGGTGGTGTTCGTGTTCGCCGCAACCCTGATGCTGGCCGAGGGGTTGCAACGGACCCTGGTGGCAACCGGTTCCTACGACAATGTCATCGTCATCCGCACGTCAGCCAACTCCGAGGTGCAGAGCGGCGTCGAGCGCGATCAGGCAGCCATCGTGGAGAGCCTGCCCGAGGTGGCCGTGGGGGCGGAGGGCCAGCCGCTCCTGGACAAGGAACTGGTGGTCCTGATCAACCTGACCAAGCGGGGCACCACCAAGCCGGCCAATGTGGTGATCCGGGGAGTGGGAAAAGCCGGGCTGGCGCTCCGTCCCCAGGTGCAACTGATCGCGGGGCGTATGCCCCGGCCCGGCTCGGACGAGGTTATTGCCGGCAAGAGCATTGCCGAGCGCTTCCAAGGGGGAGGGATCGGAGAACGGCTTCGTTTCGGCATGCGCGATTGGACGGTGGTGGGTACCTTCAGCGCAGGCACGACAGGGTTCAACTCGGAGATCTGGGGGGATGTGGACCAGCTCATGCAGGCTTTTCGGCGACCGGTCTACTCCTCGGTGCTGTTCCGGCTGCGGGATTCGTCCGAGTTCGAGCGGGTAAAGTCGAGCATCGAACACAATCCGCGCCTGACTCTGGAGGCCAAGCGTGAAACCCGCTACTATGCCGACCAGTCCGAGATGATGGCCAAGTTCCTCCGCATCCTCGGCCTGACCCTGACGGTGATCTTCTCTCTCGGGGCGGTGATCGGTGCCATGATCACCATGTATGCGGCCGTTGCCAACCGGGTCATCGAGATCGGCACGCTACGGGCACTGGGATTCAACAGGGGGAGCATACTGACCGCCTTTGTGCTGGAGGCGCTGTTTCTCGGCCTGGTGGGCGGTCTGCTGGGAGTGGCCTGCGCCTCGTTCATGCAGTTGATCACCATCTCCACCATGAACTGGCAGACCTTTGCCGAACTGGCCTTCAGCTTCAGCCTGACCATCGGAATTGCCGTCAAGTCTCTCGCGTTTTCACTGGTGATGGGGTTCGTGGGGGGCTTGCTGCCGGCGGTGCGGGCAGCGCGGATGAATATCGTGGAGGCCCTGCGGGCGACGTGAGGGATGTCGATCAGATCCGCATCAAGGACTGGCACCCGCGCTATAATTGCGGGGAATGGTGAGGGTGCGGGTACGGTGTAGCGTCGCCCCGCTGAACCTGGAAGGAGGCGAGCACATGATACAGCTCAAGCGGGTCTACGAGCCGGCTGACAGTCGGGACGGCAGGCGGTTTTTCGTGGAGCGGCTCTGGCCGCGGGGGATGAAGAAGGAAAACCTGGTGATGGAAGGGTGGTTGAAGGAAGTGGCGCCTAGTGAGGCCCTGCGGAAATGGTTCAACCATGACCCGGCCAAATGGGCGGAATTCCGGCGGCGCTACATCGCCGAACTGGAGGGTAACCGCTCTGCCTGGGAGCCCCTGCTGGAGGCGGCCCGACAGGAGAAGGTCACCCTGCTCTACAGCACCCACGACCAGGAGCATAATAATGCCCTGGTGCTCAAGGACTTCCTGGATGGGCTGCTCAGGGCGCGTTAGCGTACTGTACACCACGCCTTTTGGTGGGCCGAGGGGGCCCTTTCAGATGATGGCATGGTGGGCTATGATGGACTCAAAGCTGCGCATTGCCGCCAGATAACGGGTGTCCTCGGCATAGGTGGTGGGGTAGACCGGCGGAACGGGACAATGATTCAGATCATCGTCTACATGAACGAAGGTAAAAAGGCACGAGTTGGATAAGGCCTTGCTGGTGCGGTCACGGCTGAGGCGTTCGATGTTGGCTTCTACGCAGACGAAGCTGCCGGTGGTATACACCACTTGGCTGGTGAAGTGAAGCTTGTCCCCCAGGCGGACCGGGTGCAGGAAGTTGATTCGATTGACTGCGGCGATGATGGAGCGGCCGGGGGCCACCAGCTCCGAGCAGATGGCGGAAAGTTCATACGCTCGCCTGATCAGGTAACCACCGAAGATCATCTGCGGGTTATACTCCTTGGCCGGATACATGCGCTCCCATGCGCCGACCCTCATTCGGCTGGCCAGGAGCCCGGAAAAGCCGATGTCGTCCTGTGCCTGGTGGAGCGAGGCGAGCATCAGGAATTCCTCCCTGCTGGGGGGCTCCTGCAGAGCT belongs to Geobacter sp. SVR and includes:
- a CDS encoding twin-arginine translocase TatA/TatE family subunit, whose amino-acid sequence is MFGLGMPELFIILTLALLIFGPAKLPQLGASLGGAIRGFRRAVDEPVRLDSEQKREADS
- a CDS encoding efflux RND transporter periplasmic adaptor subunit: MAEDLSGLRIDKTGGDYRPRRRWKRLAWWLGGACVALTAVLAFKGLFSPRVEVETAVVSQVYPSQSFSLLNASGYVVAQRKSAVAAKTTGRLVWLGVEEGSRVRGGQVIARLENEDVTANRRQAAANLVNSRAVLAQAEAELKDATLTFNRNKELLSQGVVAQADLDASEARYKRAVAGVAAGRAAIDAARAALRGADVAVDYTLIRAPFDGVVLTKDADVGDIVTPIGAAVNAKAAVVTMADMGSLQVEADVSESSLQKVRQGQPCEIQLDALPETRFSGTVHMIVPTADRSKATVLAKVRFDRLDSRILPEMSARVAFLQRQVTADEKRPRTAVNPAAVVKRDNRDCIYLIAGDRVKEVPVTVGRRIGDQVEILAGAKAGDKVALKPLERLKDGSRIKTAEK
- a CDS encoding ABC transporter ATP-binding protein, yielding MERGTLPPIVEIRDLSKSYRRGSQLIPVLERISFAISEGEFLALMGPSGSGKSTLLNLIAGIDKADSGTIRVGGVEITSLTETELALWRSANVGFIFQFYNLMPVLTAFENIELPLLLTSLSRKERRAHVELALEVVNLTDRRDHYPSQLSGGQQQRVAIARAIVSDPAILVADEPTGDLDRVSAEEILSLMARLVGEFGKTIIMVTHDPRAADKAHTIRHLEKGLLTG
- a CDS encoding ABC transporter permease — its product is MILKLIIRNAFRHRLRTILTVIGVAIAILAFGMLRTLVGLWYLGVERSSATRLITRNAISLVFPLPLSYLERIRGIAGVKSVSYGNWFGGIYIDEKHFFANEAVEPKSFLELYPEFVLSPEQREAFIRDRKGCIVGKRLADTYGWKPGDLITLRGTIFPGQWEFVLRGVYRGAERSTEERALFFHWDYLNETLKKTVPRRAGQVGFYVVGVTRPEVAAEVAEAVDRTFRNSLAETLTETERAFQLGFVSMTEAIMIAIQIVSYVVIVIIMVVAANTMAMTARERIAEYATLKSLGFGAGHIGIIVFGESLFISLMGGLLGVVLTFPAAQWIETELSQYFPYFSISMTTIGLDLAIACCVGGVAAVFPTWRGATIRIADGLRRIG
- a CDS encoding ABC transporter permease; translation: MAIPWSYSLRNLWTRRLTTALTASGMALVVFVFAATLMLAEGLQRTLVATGSYDNVIVIRTSANSEVQSGVERDQAAIVESLPEVAVGAEGQPLLDKELVVLINLTKRGTTKPANVVIRGVGKAGLALRPQVQLIAGRMPRPGSDEVIAGKSIAERFQGGGIGERLRFGMRDWTVVGTFSAGTTGFNSEIWGDVDQLMQAFRRPVYSSVLFRLRDSSEFERVKSSIEHNPRLTLEAKRETRYYADQSEMMAKFLRILGLTLTVIFSLGAVIGAMITMYAAVANRVIEIGTLRALGFNRGSILTAFVLEALFLGLVGGLLGVACASFMQLITISTMNWQTFAELAFSFSLTIGIAVKSLAFSLVMGFVGGLLPAVRAARMNIVEALRAT
- a CDS encoding DUF488 domain-containing protein translates to MIQLKRVYEPADSRDGRRFFVERLWPRGMKKENLVMEGWLKEVAPSEALRKWFNHDPAKWAEFRRRYIAELEGNRSAWEPLLEAARQEKVTLLYSTHDQEHNNALVLKDFLDGLLRAR
- a CDS encoding hotdog domain-containing protein — encoded protein: MPHPSETSFYRTLPLGSDAGLRRRFMVVDEALQGNLRFGLLLELLDEVAEQTALAYVNRFHPQAWVVTAAIDNIFVRHAADVTKDLICQARINHVGRSSVEVGIRVEQPGDPANHIASCYFTMVARSGTGADAVSVSLPPLEYDGGIEKNRANKALARREEYKQQQAALQEPPSREEFLMLASLHQAQDDIGFSGLLASRMRVGAWERMYPAKEYNPQMIFGGYLIRRAYELSAICSELVAPGRSIIAAVNRINFLHPVRLGDKLHFTSQVVYTTGSFVCVEANIERLSRDRTSKALSNSCLFTFVHVDDDLNHCPVPPVYPTTYAEDTRYLAAMRSFESIIAHHAII